From Maylandia zebra isolate NMK-2024a linkage group LG11, Mzebra_GT3a, whole genome shotgun sequence, one genomic window encodes:
- the LOC101465898 gene encoding meiotic recombination protein REC8 homolog — MFYYPTVLKRHTGCFSTIWLAATKGIKVPRRDFLKINVRSTCDDIINYVLERVAPPCPGLPRPRFSLYLSSQLQYGVVVVYHRQCAILLEELQSIVGQLVKQRTSQKIDMDDHSRPSLVLPDVLTLLEETDGAPDPLFGVMQLQDAMPSPSTLIQMSWEYLREASPEHPELISPAAALENGITVSPEAITLREAEPVGIPVTEFEGAELVDDHPDTIDFLLAQTDHFPEGDLEIPGEKVAAGEQEKEVEREEREGDLEKHGAKELTGSTLELQPTTLSSEEAILLPQEEPGLPAEKPPSDQLTPVSVPGLPAPPSAAKERERRLRSLELEDVASPEKKKRKRRRRQLIFFDPVTQLSQDDVQRQIDDSLTETRRPLLAPLSFQRILPAADLFNKPCTFLPEEVQFLWRQSATVTPLSGSDLQVGERGPESTDSEREREREMLEVPEREVLREMAESEMLDISAQGALPLEGSDQREVSREISPLYLSEGSTLSRSISTLRDIPEVSDELPGRVAAESPRLLPELAEGEVEPLLFQSLLPPEVNRKTVSNVFQRLLASLSARKLRVEQDEPYGDIFIFRGSNYEEIHLPL; from the exons ATGTTTTACTATCCCACAGTTTTAAAGCGTCACACAGGATGCTTTTCTACCATCTG GCTGGCAGCTACGAAAGGCATCAAGGTTCCCCGCCGGGATTTCCTGAAAATCAACGTTAGAAGCACCTG CGACGACATCATAAACTACGTGCTGGAGCGGGTCGCACCACCTTGTCCAGGTCTGCCCCGACCCCGATTCTCCCTCTACCTGTCCTCCCAACTTCAGTATGGTGTCGTTGTGGTCTACCACCGGCAGTGTGCTATTCTTCTGG AGGAACTTCAGTCCATTGTGGGACAGCTGGTCAAACAGAGAACCTCACAGAAAATTGATATGGATGACCACAGCAG ACCATCTCTGGTCCTGCCAGATGTCCTGACTCTGCTGGAGGAGACAGACGGAGCTCCTGACCCTTTATTTGGAGTGATGCAGCTGCAGGATGCCATGCCCAGCCCCAGTACACTAATACAG ATGAGTTGGGAGTATCTGAGAGAAGCTTCTCCTGAGCATCCTGaactgatcagtccagctgctGCACTGGAAAACG GTATAACCGTGTCTCCAGAGGCCATCACTCTGAGAGAGGCGGAGCCTGTTGGTATCCCCGTTACAGAG TTTGAGGGTGCAGAGCTGGTTGATGACCATCCAGATACTATTGACTTCCTGCTGGCACAAACAGATCACTTTCCAGAAG GAGATTTGGAGATACCGGGAGAAAAGGTGGCAGCAGGGGAACAAGAAAAAGAGGTGGAACGGGAGGAACGAGAGGGCGACCTGGAGAAACACGGAGCAAAGGAGCTCACGGGATCCACTCTAGA GTTGCAGCCCACTACTCTTTCCAGTGAGGAGGCTATTTTGTTGCCTCAGGAAGAGCCAGGCCTGCCCGCAGAGAAGCCCCCCTCAGACCAGCTCACTCCCGTCTCTGTGCCCGGCCTGCCTGCTCCGCCCTCTGCAGCAAAGGAACGTGAAAGGCGTCTAAGAAGTCTGGAGTTGGAG GATGTGGCTTCAccagagaagaaaaagaggaagaggagaaggaggcAGCTGATCTTCTTTGACCCGGTGACGCAGCTCTCCCAGGACGATGTGCAGCGACAGATCGACGACTCTTTGACCGAGACGAGGCGACCACTCCTCGCCCCGCTTTCCTTTCAAAGGATCCTTCCTGCTGCTGATCTCTTCAACAAGCCCTGCACCT TCTTGCCTGAAGAGGTTCAGTTTCTATGGAGACAGAGTGCAACCGTCACACCCCTCTCGGGCTCGGACCTGCAAGTTGGGGAGCGAGGCCCCGAATCCACTGATTctgaaagggagagagagcgtgAGATGCTCGAGGTTCCCGAAAGAGAG GTCCTCAGAGAAATGGCAGAATCAGAGATGCTTGATATTTCAG CCCAGGGTGCACTGCCACTGGAGGGCAGTGACCAGAGAGAGGTGTCTCGAGAGATCTCCCCCTTATATCTATCCGAAGG GTCCACTCTCTCCAGGTCTATTTCTACACTGAGGGACATCCCAGAGGTGTCGGACGAGTTGCCTGGGAGAGTAGCCGCGGAGTCACCTCG GTTGCTGCCAGAATTGGCCGAAGGTGAAGTAGAGCCTCTGCTTTTTCAGTCCCTCTTGCCGCCCGAGGTCAACCGCAAAACTGTCAGCAATGTTTTTCAGCGGCTTCTGG CATCTTTATCTGCCAGGAAGCTGCGTGTGGAGCAGGATGAGCCTTATGGTGACATCTTCATATTTCGTGGCTCCAACTATGAAGAAATACATCTGCCTTTGTAA